The DNA sequence ATCCAGGCTTGTGTTACCCTAGCTTAGTTGGTTAGCCACACTATGTCTAAAACGCAAATAAAAAACAGCCTAAGTAGATTCCAAATCCCcaaaaataaaaggatccaagcGGCCCTTATGGAAATTGACCCTCATGTCTGAGATTTATCCAAACCAAAGCAGAATCTAGAGATTATTCAACAATTCACTGTCAGACATCCTCCGTTATCATCGTAGTTCACATGTTGGATTCAGGTTTCCATCGATCGTGTGTCACCGTCAAGCACACGACCAGATCAAAGAACGAGACGACGACATCTAATGTGTTCAGGGCTTGGTGTAGATGGCGACGTTCCTCCAGCGCGACTCCATGCGGTGCGAAGGGTTGTGGTGTGACTGCTTGTACACGCCGAACTTGAAGTAGTGTTCCTTCCCGCCTTGGCCGGGGGCACTCAGCCTCCTCTCGCCGTCGACAAAAACGGTGACGTTCCCGGCGGCGACGTCGTGGATGACGTTGAGACGGATCCACCGGTCGTAGACGCGGTCCGCAACcaccttggttagctcatggTAGTAAGTGAGCTGGCCGTCGTAGACGTGCAGCATCAGCGTCGTGGCGTGCGTCGCCGCGCCGAAGATCTGCATCACCGACGCGCCGGACGTGCCCGACGGCACGTACATGTCGCCCTCGAACTGCCACACGCCGGAGCTGTAGATCTTCTGCAGAATTCATGCAGAGTTAGTATATAGGAAGAACAACAGGAATGGCCGAGAAGAGGTCTTGCCGTACGTCGACTTTGATCTCGGTGCGCGCGCCGCCGGGGTGGGTGGCGCTGCCGGGCTTGTCGGTGGCGAAGACCCACATGCGGCGGACGCCGCCGGACTCCTCGTACCGCTCCTTTAGGGGCACGTCGTAGGGCTTCTGTACCACGAACTGCGACTCGCTCAGCTCGACACGGCTGAAACCGGCGGTCAGGTGATCAGACGAGCCGGCGTTGGCGGCCAacgacagcgccgccgccatcaCCGGCAGCAGCAACATCAGTGAGCACGAgctagaagaagaagaacctgccATGTCTCTGAGTACTAGCTAGCCAACAGTGAGGAGGGCGTACGCATAACTCATCTCGTCTGTCTATTTATTAACCGCTCGGCTGCCTGCTGGTCGATCAGTGTCAGTGAACAATGGCGATGATTACCACGAGGCGGAGCGCGTGTCGTGTGCACAGCGCGACGGAGACGGTGGCCGGCGCggcgggcgggcggcggcgccacGCGCGCCATGACGACTAGCGACGACATCAAGCGCTTAGAACTCCATGTTGGACGAAGGAGATCTCAAGAATGTTCGTAGCCGGCCTGATGACGGCGATGGGTTGATGGCCGTGACCCATGACGACGGTGACGTGATCTGTGCGTCGCCGTGAATCTTCGTGTTCGACCGTTCGGCGCCCTGCTGCCGACCCGTTCCCAGGTGTTGATTTTAGCCAGATGGGTTTTCTTCAATGGGGCCTTCTTTGTTCTTTCAGCTAGCAAActgtttgtttttcctaaatttgtttttttaggCTGCTGTAGGACTTGAGAAATAATTAAGATAATAGAAGGGAAAGTACAGACCCCATTTTCAAAAAAGAAAGGGGTACAGACTACAGAGACCCTCCAGCCCTTGTGCTTAGGGTGCGTCAGTGTCCAAgaatgttttctttttttcgtttttcctttctttcttgttcttttttctgtagattttttgttttcatttattttacctttttctttgtttttatattttactcTATTATTGGTATTTCTCTGTAGATGACAGTCTTTGGTGTCCAGCCTCCATCTACCACAGAACCTCCTCAAGTCCTGCACCAGTACCCATCCCATCTCCCTCACCCTCTCCATGCTTCTCTCACCTGCCCCTCTCCCTATCATACCTCGCTACTACAGAACACAAAATCTATGCCGGTCAATCACCCCCATGGCTCCAACTGGCACGCAGCAGCATAACGCCATTACTGTGGTCTGTGAGGTTGTGGATTGATGCTACAGCGTTAGTGACTATTGGATCCGTGTAACCATCTATTATACAGTCGAATCCAGCTACTATAGCATTGCTTCTGGATATAAATCAAACGTCCACACACAACAGATGGCCCCACATGGACAATTAAGGTCCCCTACCAGTAGTTCCACATAAGTTCAATAACACTAATTAATCATCGCTTCACCATTTGTAGTGTCTCAATATGTGCTCTACGTGAGATAAACTATATCATAGGATTTACCATCCCACAAGTAGATCAGTGTTTTGTCTATAGAGAATCAGAGGGGTAGCACATGAGGCACTAATCTATACCATTTCTAGTGATGGGGTACCCTATCTAGTGGAGAATACTTGTCATATAACATATACTCGGGCTTATAGGGGTGCTCATGATTTTTCCTAGAGCTCATAGCGGTGATTTTCAAATTCATCACCGGATCGCCCCTACCTCCCCTTATATAGCCCAAGGTAGGGTTACAAGCAAAATGCCAAATGACCTAAATCTATGATTTTCTAGTTTGTTACAAGGTAATCTTATCAGATTCGAGTAGATCAACATGATCGAATTGACTCCTACAGTGATCTAATTGATATCTTGTCCCCACATATAGTCGATGCACCCTGTCTGGTTTGCGACCTACCCCTACCCTAGGGGACCTACACCCAATATACCGACATAGTAGCTCCCAAAGGTATTTATGATGAGTCAATCATCCGCTCAACATGTCGGTTGATCCATTGAGGAGACTATCGTCAAGCTCCTAGATATTGCTTGTCATGAACATGTGTTATTGATAAGAATTGAACGAGGAGACAGGAAATCCGAGTTGCATTGTCTTCTCCGCCTTTTTCGTTCCACCCATGACACTAGAATAAGGGGATCACCAGTCATCGGATCACTTACCACTTCCGACAGAGGCCTACAAATTAAAAAGGCACCTCCTATGAACTCCCATGGACCAAGCTATGCTGGAGGTTCCTAGTCCGTTCTCAAGAGAGGGGAACGAGTTtattaggaactcatcatgtctcCCTCCTCGGGAGCTCGTAGTCGTTGTCGTTGATTTTgggagaaggctcttgatggttTGCTCTTGAAGGTGCGTCACCATCGAAGTCTCCCAAGGTTTCCCATTGCTACTGCACGCAAGAATGGCGTTTTGGCTTTGTCCGCTAACACTTTGGAAGACCATCGTCTTCCTTCCCTAGAGCAAAGCAAAGGACGTACATGGGTACTCTTAGTGGTGGCGAAGCTAAAGCAAATTAGAAGGGGATGTATTCAGCTTGTGGGTACACATAGATATCTTTCATGAGAATGTTTATATGGTGAAATTTTGGCCCTACTGTTTTTATACTTTTTGGGGGTGCATTTGGACCTCCTGATCGGCTTCACCACTAGGTACTCTAGTAGATATCTGAAGAAGACTCCAAACGAGCCCCTGCACTGCGTTCTAGATTCAGGCAccaatgatatgacatacatcaGGGAAGGCTCCACGTGTATATAGAAATTCTCCTATAGGAGCTTGAGGTTCCTTCGGCATTGAGTCTACGTAATTTTTAGTTTTGCCAAGCTTTCAGGTAGTCCTTTCCTCAGAGCAAGTATAATAGCAAACTGTAAGCAGgttaaatgctgaggtggaaaAGAGAATAGAACAAAAAGCAAAAGTGGACTGTGAGCTTGCAATTTTGACTAAGAGCTCGCTCAGTTTTCCAAGCGCATAGGCATCACGGTAGTTTGTAGTTATACTCAGTTAAAATTTAGTGTAGTTTATAGTTATTTACTCCCTCTGTATAGGATTTTGAAGTCATTTTGGACAAGATTTAtatcaaacattgagaatataaatcaacAACAACCTTTAAACtattgagtttgcaaatgtgaaaattatatgaatagatttatcttgaaaaatacttttataaaaatatacatatattatttttttctaaaaatttttataaaaataagaggtcaaagttgtgttttaGAGACTATATCTGTCCTAAACGATTTCTAAATCCTATACAAAGAGAGTATTACttaacatatttaaaaaaaACTGTTATATTATCTCGAAAACAGAACTAAGAAACACACTTACAACACAAGTTACTAGCAGCTTATTCTCCAGCCAGAGACACATTAATTTGAGACGTCCTCCATCATCACTGTTCACATATCGGATCCATGCATGTCTCCATCGATCGTCTGTCACCGTCACGACCAGATCGATCAAGAGCGAGACGACGACATCTAATTTAACGTGTTCACGGCTTGGTATAGATGGCGACGTTCTTCCAGTGCGCCTCCATGCGGTGCGAATGGTTATGGAGCCCCTGCGTGTACACGCCGAACTTGAAGTAGTGCTCCTTCCCGCCGTGGCCTCGGACATCCAGCCGCCTCTCGCCGTCGACGAACACGGCGACGTTCCCGGCCGCGACGTCGTGCACCACGTTGAGACGCATCCACCGGTCGTACACGCGGTCCGCCAACACCTTGGTCACGTTGTGGTAGTAGGTGAGCTTGCCGTCGTAGACCGGCAGCATCACCGTCGACGCGTGTGGCTTGTTGGCGCCGAAGATCTGCATCACCGACGCGCCCGACGTGCCCCATGGCACGTACACGTCGCCCTCGAACTGCCACACGCCGGAGCTGTACACCTTCTGCATGATCAacgcatgcatgcatacatgaGAGTTAGCATAGGGAAAATGACCTAGAATGGGCGAGAAGCTATTTAGCTCATATTTACTTTAGCTTATTTACTGAATTTATCAGCTATTCTAATAATCACTGACGGAGCTCAGGCCAGGCCAACCTGGGCCTTGGCCCCCCCTTGCTATAGGCTAAGCACTAGTTATATAATCAATGTTcaatgttttttttcttctaattttgataCTCATCTGCAAAGTTATTTGCTATATGGCATACAAATATTAAATGTGACTTATAAATGATAATCTGTACTTGATATATAGAGTCTATTTGATATTTTTGTTGGGTTTTTACAGTATTATTAGCAGCAAATTTGTGATTAGTGATTATTTGCTCTAGCATCTGTGTATAAATTGATCTCTATAAGGCAAAATTGGCCCCTCCTTAAAGTTGCACCTAGCTCCGCCATTGCTAATTAATAATGTTTTTCTTTCGTAACAAATTAGCAAACCGTATTTTCTTGCCGTGAAGAGGTGACGTACATCAACTTTGATCTCAGTGCGCGGGTAGCCAGGGCGGGTGGAGTTGATGGGCTTGTCGGTGGCGAAGACCCAGAAGCGGCGGACGCCACCGCACGGGTCGTACCGGTCGTGGAGCGGCAGGTCGTAGGGCTTCTGCACCACGAACTGCGACTCGTTCAGCTTGACACGGCTGAAGCCAGCGGTGAGGTGGCGAGACGAGCCGCCGGCGTTGGCGGCGTAGGGCAACGACGACGacagcaccgccgccgccaccagcaGAAGCAGCAGAGAGCACGAGCTTGAAGAACCTGCCGCCATGTCTGTGAGACTCTGACTATAGCTATAAAGTGATGTGATATCGTCGTCCGTCTAGCGCTAGCTATTTAACGGCTCGGCTGCTGCCTGGTCGATCGGTCAGTGTGCACTGTCGCTGATTACCGCGAGGCGGATCGCGTGTCGTGTGCACACGGCGACGACAGAGACGGtggccggccggcggccggcggccggcgggcgTTTCGAAACTCCAAGTTTGGACGAAGGAGATCGCAAGAGGAGTACTCGCGTCCAACGTCTGGAGTAAGGTCCAGCACAACATACTGTGTTTGACTCGTTGGCACGCCACTGGATTTGTGCCATGCCCGTGACACGACGGCGACCGGTTGTTTTTTAAGAATCTCAAACTAGTCTGAGAATAAAAGTACACACGTTCTTCGGCGAACTGATAAATCAGATATGTCTACTAATTGTCTCATGCAGGGAGTTTCTTTCTAGCTTATGAGCATCACCATTAGACATTCGATCTTCATGAACAAACTCAACTGAAGTGAAACTGTCTTCTCGTACCTTGATCTCTTGAATTACATGGCCATAAGATCCAAAATCTTTGCCTCGAATATAACAACTGTGATATTATCACAAGCcactttaattttttttaacaacAAATCTGATACCAGCCGAAGGCTCTCTCTCTCTACACGCTACCGGTTGTTGATCGCCGTCACACGTGACGTCGAGATCCCTCGACGAGGAGAGGATTTGCCGGCCTGGGAGTACTGGCCCAGTGGGCGAGATGTGTCATCTGCGGCGTCTCCGTCTGATTCACGGCCCACCGGCGTGCTCTGCCTCTGCTCCCAATGCCCAGACCAAAATTGCTTTCTGGGCTCCGTCTGAATGAACATGACAAAAGCCTCTGTCCGTCTTCTTTTAACATTTTTGTATCACCGCAGAATGTTCTATAAGGTTGTTTCACCTGTGGAATGGTAAAAACCTTCATAAAAAAGAATTAGAAATCATGATAGAGTAAACATCAGAATGTAGAGGGGATGATCATGTACAAGCTTACAAAATTACAGGGCTAAAGTTAACTTCTTTATTTTAAGAATAAAAATTGAGAGGGGAGAATTAACAAAATAGTTAGGGATGAAAACGAAAATGATAATCTCTGATTTTCGGAAATCATTTTCGAGTTTTTCCTGATTTTTAGGCCTAAATGAAAATGATAACGGTAAAACGATAACAGTAAAAATAATCGAAAATGAAAGTGAAATTAATTTTGCCATCTTTCGATCATTTTCGAAGATTTCCGTATTTTTAATAATTACCGATTCAAAGGCCTGAAAATAATCTTTAGGAAGCCTACATGCTATAACCTCCAAGTGGACTCTAGTAATTCAAGTTTTGATCACTATGCTGCGTCGAGTCAACTTGGAATACAATCGTTTATATTGTGTCTTTGTCAAGAATTGTCATACTGTTGCGTGGTTTGCTACTGTTTGAGACCTAAGATGGTGTGAGTTGTGTGGTTTCAGCTTGTGATCTTGTCAATTGTGGCTTTATTTATCATTGTCATGTGAAATAGGTCGAGTTATATAGATCTTTTCATGTTCAATGGTTTGGTGTGTTTATCGTTTTTAGGATATCGTTCTCGATATATTTTCCAATCGACTACTATCATTTTCAAAATTACCAGAATATCGGCGCCGTATTCGTTTCTAACAATATCGTACCGATTTcatttttgagaaaaaaaa is a window from the Sorghum bicolor cultivar BTx623 chromosome 5, Sorghum_bicolor_NCBIv3, whole genome shotgun sequence genome containing:
- the LOC8073615 gene encoding citrate-binding protein; protein product: MAGSSSSSSCSLMLLLPVMAAALSLAANAGSSDHLTAGFSRVELSESQFVVQKPYDVPLKERYEESGGVRRMWVFATDKPGSATHPGGARTEIKIYSSGVWQFEGDMYVPSGTSGASVMQIFGAATHATTLMLHVYDGQLTYYHELTKVVADRVYDRWIRLNVIHDVAAGNVTVFVDGERRLSAPGQGGKEHYFKFGVYKQSHHNPSHRMESRWRNVAIYTKP
- the LOC8073616 gene encoding citrate-binding protein, with the protein product MAAGSSSSCSLLLLLVAAAVLSSSLPYAANAGGSSRHLTAGFSRVKLNESQFVVQKPYDLPLHDRYDPCGGVRRFWVFATDKPINSTRPGYPRTEIKVDKVYSSGVWQFEGDVYVPWGTSGASVMQIFGANKPHASTVMLPVYDGKLTYYHNVTKVLADRVYDRWMRLNVVHDVAAGNVAVFVDGERRLDVRGHGGKEHYFKFGVYTQGLHNHSHRMEAHWKNVAIYTKP